One genomic window of Glycine max cultivar Williams 82 chromosome 16, Glycine_max_v4.0, whole genome shotgun sequence includes the following:
- the LOC102666585 gene encoding LON peptidase N-terminal domain and RING finger protein 3 isoform X2 has translation MENKRMVANEEQRRSPRNQKVPLTDSNGQNMATLFSPRFKSAAAMAGWDEEALLLASLIVEDTPDRDPKHKKRYVLHSKTPPNSSRAQRSPQAPIPVVLDLDAEETPKIDSGRKKKEKKACVENEGKKACVENEGSKVGEGGNESKEKNPGDASSSSSLPCIDKLRDELSCAICLEICFEPSTTPCGHSFCRKCLRSAADKCGKKCPKCRQLISNGRSCTVNTVLWNTIQLLFPQEVEARKEASALNSRQQAQNLSPESAFFAYLRNDTQPLRVASSRSTNSMRSGTTATTTTTTTSTQENEDAALARMLQREIDEQRSLGTTRTRLARLRARRGGRGVSTSQHEDAALALRMQREEFMQTYRGSSQEQSSRLTSTSLARENLRAMASRAMNRRR, from the exons ATGGAGAACAAAAGAATGGTGGCGAATGAAGAACAGAGGCGCAGCCCCAGAAACCAGAAGGTCCCATTAACTGATTCCAATGGCCAAAACATGGCAACCCTTTTTAGCCCAAGGTTCAAATCCGCGGCTGCTATGGCTGGTTGGGATGAAGAGGCACTGTTATTGGCTAGCCTCATCGTTGAAGACACGCCAGATAGAGATCCCAAGCACAAGAAGCGCTATGTTTTGCACTCCAAAACCCCACCAAACTCATCAAG AGCTCAGAGGAGTCCACAAGCTCCAATCCCTGTAGTACTTGATCTTGATGCAGAAGAAACTCCCAAAATAG ATAGtgggagaaagaagaaagaaaagaaagcttgTGTTGAGAATGAGGGAAAGAAAGCGTGTGTTGAGAATGAGGGAAGCAAAGTAGGAGAGGGTGGTAATGAATCGAAAGAGAAGAACCCAGGTGACGCTTCATCTAGTTCTTCTCTTCCCTGCATTGATAAACTAAGGGATGAGCTTTCCTGTGCT ATTTGTTTGGAAATATGCTTTGAGCCAAGTACCACTCCTTGTGGTCACAG CTTCTGTAGAAAATGTCTACGATCTGCTGCAGACAAGTGTGGCAAAAAGTGCCCAAAATGCAGGCAATTAATCAG CAATGGAAGATCATGCACTGTGAACACAGTTCTCTGGAACACAATCCAGCTCCTGTTTCCACAAGAAGTTGAAGCAAGAAAAGAAGCTAGTGCCTTGAATAGTCGCCAACAAGCTCAAAACCTGAGTCCAGAGTCAGCATTTTTTGCTTACCTAAGGAACGACACACAACCTTTAAGGGTGGCATCAAGCAGAAGCACGAATTCAATGAGGAGTGggacaacagcaacaacaacaacaacaacaacatcaacacAGGAAAATGAGGATGCTGCATTGGCTAGAATGTTGCAGAGAGAAATTGATGAGCAAAGAAGCCTAGGAACGACTCGAACTCGGTTGGCGAGATTGAGGgcaagaagaggaggaagagggGTTTCTACTAGCCAACATGAGGATGCAGCTTTAGCTCTAAGGATGCAGAGAGAAGAGTTCATGCAAACTTATAGAGGGAGCAGCCAGGAACAGTCTAGCAGGCTAACCTCAACATCATTAGCTAGAGAAAATTTGAGGGCTATGGCATCTAGAGCCATGAACAGAAGAAGGTGA
- the LOC102666585 gene encoding uncharacterized protein isoform X1: MENKRMVANEEQRRSPRNQKVPLTDSNGQNMATLFSPRFKSAAAMAGWDEEALLLASLIVEDTPDRDPKHKKRYVLHSKTPPNSSRKRRAQRSPQAPIPVVLDLDAEETPKIDSGRKKKEKKACVENEGKKACVENEGSKVGEGGNESKEKNPGDASSSSSLPCIDKLRDELSCAICLEICFEPSTTPCGHSFCRKCLRSAADKCGKKCPKCRQLISNGRSCTVNTVLWNTIQLLFPQEVEARKEASALNSRQQAQNLSPESAFFAYLRNDTQPLRVASSRSTNSMRSGTTATTTTTTTSTQENEDAALARMLQREIDEQRSLGTTRTRLARLRARRGGRGVSTSQHEDAALALRMQREEFMQTYRGSSQEQSSRLTSTSLARENLRAMASRAMNRRR, from the exons ATGGAGAACAAAAGAATGGTGGCGAATGAAGAACAGAGGCGCAGCCCCAGAAACCAGAAGGTCCCATTAACTGATTCCAATGGCCAAAACATGGCAACCCTTTTTAGCCCAAGGTTCAAATCCGCGGCTGCTATGGCTGGTTGGGATGAAGAGGCACTGTTATTGGCTAGCCTCATCGTTGAAGACACGCCAGATAGAGATCCCAAGCACAAGAAGCGCTATGTTTTGCACTCCAAAACCCCACCAAACTCATCAAG GAAACGTAGAGCTCAGAGGAGTCCACAAGCTCCAATCCCTGTAGTACTTGATCTTGATGCAGAAGAAACTCCCAAAATAG ATAGtgggagaaagaagaaagaaaagaaagcttgTGTTGAGAATGAGGGAAAGAAAGCGTGTGTTGAGAATGAGGGAAGCAAAGTAGGAGAGGGTGGTAATGAATCGAAAGAGAAGAACCCAGGTGACGCTTCATCTAGTTCTTCTCTTCCCTGCATTGATAAACTAAGGGATGAGCTTTCCTGTGCT ATTTGTTTGGAAATATGCTTTGAGCCAAGTACCACTCCTTGTGGTCACAG CTTCTGTAGAAAATGTCTACGATCTGCTGCAGACAAGTGTGGCAAAAAGTGCCCAAAATGCAGGCAATTAATCAG CAATGGAAGATCATGCACTGTGAACACAGTTCTCTGGAACACAATCCAGCTCCTGTTTCCACAAGAAGTTGAAGCAAGAAAAGAAGCTAGTGCCTTGAATAGTCGCCAACAAGCTCAAAACCTGAGTCCAGAGTCAGCATTTTTTGCTTACCTAAGGAACGACACACAACCTTTAAGGGTGGCATCAAGCAGAAGCACGAATTCAATGAGGAGTGggacaacagcaacaacaacaacaacaacaacatcaacacAGGAAAATGAGGATGCTGCATTGGCTAGAATGTTGCAGAGAGAAATTGATGAGCAAAGAAGCCTAGGAACGACTCGAACTCGGTTGGCGAGATTGAGGgcaagaagaggaggaagagggGTTTCTACTAGCCAACATGAGGATGCAGCTTTAGCTCTAAGGATGCAGAGAGAAGAGTTCATGCAAACTTATAGAGGGAGCAGCCAGGAACAGTCTAGCAGGCTAACCTCAACATCATTAGCTAGAGAAAATTTGAGGGCTATGGCATCTAGAGCCATGAACAGAAGAAGGTGA